The window TACTGCTCATCCCGCTCTAAATGCCTTAAAAATCAAAGCTCAACTCGATCGTCCAGGAACTTCATTGTACACACCATACATCCCTGCACCCTCTGCCCGAACCCACAACCCCTCTGCCCCGTCGCCCTCCAGTCCATCACCAGAACAAGATATGCGTATGCTCAGATTGTACTCCACTCAAGATCTGGAAAACTGTCCCCTGGATAGATGGGGGATCATCGACCCTGGAGTGGAGAGGAAAGACGTGGAAAAGTCTTTACGGGAGGATGGTACGTGTGCTTTCCCGCGTCGCTCGGCCAAGATAAAAGTTCATCAAGTTTTAAGCTATGAGTTCCAAAGCATCCCCAATGGACTTGATCCTCATCCCGGGCGTCGCATTTGACGAAGAGTGTAATAGAGTGCGCTCATTTCACCGCTCAACATAGGATGAGAAGATGAATCTGACAAAGAGTGCAGCTTGGCCGAGGTAAAGCCTATTATGACCGTTTCCTTCAATCATACACCTCCACGCGTCCTCGCCCTTTACTTAGTACGTCTCTGCAATTACAATCTCGTCATATGATTCAATAAATATGGCTGACCTACGCATAGTGGCTATTGCACTCGAGCCGCAAATGTTATCTCCTGGGGAGAAGGTCCCCACCTTGGATTGGGACTTTCAGCTCGACGGGGTCATCTCACCATCCGGCATTGTATGGAGGAAAAAATCGGAAGCATCAAACTAACCAAATGAAATGTCAAGGATCCGGGTTGTCATGATGTAATGCTTGCCTTAGTGGGTCGTGTATTGAAGAGACATCAAATGCACACGAGCATGTCCGGATTGATCTCGGCACATTTATTGCTTGAAAATGCTGAAGATAGTGCCCAAAAATAAGCCCATGTCATTCTCCCTAGGcccttcaccttcttcaGTATACTTCCCCAACACATCCGTCCACCCTACTATACAGCCTTTTCGAGCTGCAGCAGCACTACCACCAGCGAAGAGTATAGCTAATCCCCCGGGCCTTCAAGAGCGCCATTAATATACACGCTCAATGTAACATGTTATCCAAGGTTCAAAAGCTGTACCAACATTTCGGTCTATCCAAAACCAATAAAAATCAGCAACTAGCCACAAATGACGATCCTTGCTCTTGCACAAATGCAACTAGAGCCCAGCCTATTAAAAGTGCATTAAAGGCAGTGGGGAGCTCCAGGGGATAATACATATGTCAGTCGAACCAGCGAGATGAATGGCCCTGAGTGAGTCCCATATGCAGAGGGAGAAATATCGAGGCAGGTGACGTGCGTGTCGGGAtatctttttttttctcgCTGTTTGTAGTGCCGTTAACTGATCATAGTTCTTTGATTAATACAAAATAAGTAAGTTGTGTTCAGAATCCATTCCTTTTATTGCTGTGCCTTCATCTGGATCATTCTACTAACAGAAATTCATGCTTCTGACCGATCAGCGAGAAGCGCGCAATCCACTATTCGTTGTTTCCCGTCAACCGACCTCATTGTTGCAAGTGTGCAACATCTAGATCATAGCCAACTCAAACATCGCTCGCTCCACAAAGGGTACGCACGACGTGTACGATACTGCACAATATCAAATAGAGTAGGCGGAAAAGACACAGcaaaaggaggaagaggagaagggaagacAAGACGGCAAGAGAGTTTTGAGAGATACGTGTGCAAATTGGGGGTATCCTTTTTCCATTGAGGGTAATGTGTGAGTAGGCGGAACCGAACTGTACTAAGTCGGGAGGCCAAGCGGCTTGGAGGGCGATTGTGGAAAATTGTAGATCGCAGATCTTCGCTTAATGTTCATGCTATAGATGGTCCAATATGGAACTGCCATTATTGGTTGCTCGCACGCGTGAATCAGCATCATTGATCATCGCCCATCGTCGTACCTATGTGGAGATGCGTACATGGGGGTGCCTTCCGCTGCATTTTCTAACCACGTCTAAGGAAGTTTCAATATTGCATACCGCAGCTATTATTTTGCTGATGAAGAGCCACGAGGTACTGTTGTTCTCTTCGCAATTCATGGCTGACGGGGCGGGGAAGAGGGGAGGACGTTCTCTTCCTTCGCTCTGAAAGAAGATGCAAAGATATTAGCAGAGTTATGAATAGCGTAGTACGTACATAGGTGACAAGGAAGTCATTAGTTTTCAAATACTCGGAGCGGCAATTGCTGTATTAAAGAAATGGCTTCCATTTCAGAGTTCAGGCATACGAAGGAAACAGGCAGCGAGACACCCTGGGACGGTAAGCCAAGCATGATAGGTATTGCAGCCTGACACCCAATATGCAATTAATATACACGGCTAAAAAGGAAAGAACGTGAACGATTCGAGCACCTGCACAGCTGCACAGCTGTACACTGCAGACGTGAGTCGTTTGATGACCTGTTGTAAGCCGGACCACAGCCGTACATTGCAGAAGTGAGCGGTGATCGGTGATGCACCAGAGGATAACGCAGGGCCTGGGAAGATGAAATACAGAGTGCAAAGTCAATCGAAAGGCCTCCCGCCAAAAATAGCGACAAGGGTACAAGTGTTCGTTGATGGTTAATCACCTCTGCCATGATAATTAATTTGACCACCGTACGGGTATTATTGGTGTAAAAATTGATCCAACCGAACACGCATCAGCTCCGGACCATTCAGCTGATACCTACTGTGATAGATAATACAACGAAGAAAGTGCGGTATCATCGGAAGGGTCTTCGGGTAACCGCATTTTTAATATCTTGATGATATCATGGATGTTGGCCACAGACCGAATTAGATATGGTTAGACCAGGAGCCAAAATGAAGGTTCAGTTCAGGGCACAAGGGGAGCGGTGACAGAAGGAATGAAAGCGGTAAAACTCACATACATTAATTATACATTATTAGACCATCCGACCGACGTGGGCAATAAATTGCCGAGTATCAACTACTATCCGCAGTTTCGACCGAGGCACCAACAACGCCAAGTCCCCGCCAGCTGAGCAAACATGGCTCTTTCCATTGTCATCAAGGGACGATCAACTCTCCTCCCCCCTTACTTCGTGAATGTCAAGAAAGAACACGTCTCCTCACTTCCATTACAATAACGGCACAGCAAAAAAAAGACGAGTATCAGATGAACTCGCCGAGGAAGCCGAACCGCTGCTGCACCTAGTTAAACCACGTACGCACTACCAGCACAAATAACCCAAAAATGACGGTGAAATACTTGGAGATAATAGTTACCACGCGGATCCGAGCCATCGGACGCTGATCCGTCGAATTTGACAGCAAATAAGCAGCAGCTGACCGCCATTGCCGCTTTAAGATCTGGCACAGTCTTCGACATACTCCGTACCATTAATTCCAGATTCGCCGAGCATTAGGGGGCGGTGGCGGGCGGCGTTGTGAGGGAGGGAGGGATGTGACAACGAGGGCTAGGCCGAAGAGATCAGAAGAAGGAGCTGATGTATATCCTGTGCAAACTCCCTTTTTCCAGTAGCCCACAAAATCGCAGACTTGCAGATGTCGGAAGATCCACATCAAGCATGAATGAAGGGTATAAAGTCTATGTTACTCGTCGCTCTGCTCTTTCGCCATATCCGTTGACGAATCCCATGACCTTATGCAGTGGAGGAGCGGGCATCGCCTTCATTTGCTAATAGCTACTTTACATCTGATTTCGGCACTTCGGGGGTCCTCTTTCGTTCGATAACTTCTCTTTTTAGACTTCATCGTCATGCACTACTCCGACCGGCATAACGGAAAGTTTCGTAGTCTATTGATTCTTTGAGCCTAAAGGTTGCGTGTCGTGCTGTCACCACTGGGTACGACGAGAGGAAAAGGCTGTGCCGTGATATATTGAAAGATAGAAGACGATATCATGTGGAGGTATATACCATCACTACACAGCCCTGACTTCAAATATCGAAACAAGGTATAAAAGACGGCCTtcggaagaagataaaCAACCTTATCCAACGAGCCTTTCGATCTCTCTTCTTATCTTTCACTACTTGTTCAACTGACATCAATCAGCCCATTCCACATTATGTTGTACTTCTCTATCCTCCTTCCTTTGCTCGCTCTCGTGTCTGCCACCCCTTTCACCAAACGCTACACTGGTGCCAAGATCCAGTCGTATAGAGATGGCAAATGCCTGTCCCCCAACAGCAACGACTACAGCAACGGTGTCCAGGTCGTCACTGTTAACTGTGATCAAGCCAAAACTTGGGACATCAACCCTGGATCCGGCAGTGTTATCCTTCATGGCACTAACTTTGCTTTGGATGCCGGTACTGGCGCTGATAACAACGAGATTGTCAAGGTTCGTCCTCTCTGTTCTTCTTAAGCCTTAGGTCTCACTAGCATCTTGTCTGCAGATCTGGACTTCTTATCCTGGCCTTTTCCAGCAGACGTAAGTACCGGGGACGAAAGTGTCTGGTGCACTTGTTTACTAGGCCCATCAGTTGGTTTTTGACTGGCGACAAACGCATTGCCATCACTGGCGGCAATCAATGCCTCGACGAGGGTAACAATGGACCCCAGACGTGAGCGTTCCTTATTTTGCTCTAACTATCAAGTATGCTGACTGACAGTCACCTCAAGCTACCAATGCACTCCTTACAACACCAACCAGGGTTCGTCATCTTCCTACTCCACCACCATTCGAATTTGAAGCTGACCCTGTCCTAGTTTGGAATGTTCTCGACGGTAGCGGCACtacatcctcctccagcGCTGCTCCTTCTAGGACTTGTGTTACTTGGAGTAGCTAAGTTCGAACATTCAGCAGAAGATCACAATGTGCATGCCTCGTAGCAGCAGCACCACAATTATAATCAACACGTAAAGATGGTATTTAGGaatgatgaggatggaCAATCATCCAATGGCGAGACCGAATAATGTAGCGAATATGGCACTTTTTATTGTCTGAAGTATTTTATTGTCTGAAGTCGAGAAATAGGCATGCACAGTAATTCCAAGACTTCCAATCATATCCGCAAGGCTCATCCATAAGGTAATCCTCACGGGTAAGCCAGATGTGGTGCTCAACAGAGGCCTTCGGTTCTGCTGGTTGTTGAAAATAAGAGCTTCCCCCGAAATTCGGTAGAGACCCATTGTCATCCCTCAATATTATCATTTCTTGTTATGCACCTTAACACCATGGACATGATGTCAGTGGGAAGCACACACGTGAGGAAGATCCTTTCTAAAATCGAAACATTCATGAAGCTATTGCAGCTGACCATAACGTTTAAGGAACAGAACGGCTTCGTCGATAAGATTTCGGCATTTCGGGAGACGGTTCCTGACAGCCGCCGGTATGATATCA is drawn from Cryptococcus gattii WM276 chromosome A, complete sequence and contains these coding sequences:
- a CDS encoding Hypothetical protein (Similar to SGTC gene model, INSD accession EAL23209.1; CNBA5530), with translation MAATFALKATLRKSMLRTLKGMSDSEIDKQSRDVFRILLDQNFFKKANSVGCYLSMAHGELRTNLIVDHLLKRGTSLYTPYIPAPSARTHNPSAPSPSSPSPEQDMRMLRLYSTQDLENCPLDRWGIIDPGVERKDVEKSLREDAMSSKASPMDLILIPGVAFDEECNRLGRGKAYYDRFLQSYTSTRPRPLLMAIALEPQMLSPGEKVPTLDWDFQLDGVISPSGIVWRKKSEASN
- a CDS encoding Hypothetical protein (Similar to TIGR gene model, INSD accession AAW41073.1; CNA05720), translating into MLYFSILLPLLALVSATPFTKRYTGAKIQSYRDGKCLSPNSNDYSNGVQVVTVNCDQAKTWDINPGSGSVILHGTNFALDAGTGADNNEIVKIWTSYPGLFQQTWFLTGDKRIAITGGNQCLDEGNNGPQTYQCTPYNTNQVWNVLDGSGTTSSSSAAPSRTCVTWSS